One window of Trifolium pratense cultivar HEN17-A07 linkage group LG5, ARS_RC_1.1, whole genome shotgun sequence genomic DNA carries:
- the LOC123886720 gene encoding potassium transporter 5-like, which produces MSTDKANSTGMEDKSNETIETSDKESNTSPPKLRHRRLNSFDVEAGVSNITGHSSKLSWAATISLAFQSLGVVYGDIGTSPLYVFASTFTNGTIDHSDDILGVLSIIYYTILVFPLLKYCFIVLLANDNGNGGAFALYSLLCRHAKVSLIPNQQPEDMQLSNYKLETLSSNQKLKQKIETNYFTRVLFLFMTILGATMVIGDGIFTPPMSVISAVSGISSKLGQDYVVGITVVILVALFMAQRFGTNKVGFSFAPIITIWFILIGGIGIYDLFKYDVGVLRAINPKYIVDYFQRDGKKAWMSLGGVFLCISGCEAMFADLGHFSVRAIQISFSFITLPAILAAYSGQAAYLRKFPHTVSNIFYECIPGPLYWPTFVIAVIASIIASQAIVSGAFSIVSQALSMGCFPRVKVVHTSASHEGQVYIPAVNYMFLFACVAVTIIFRTAEKLSNAYGFAIICDMTITTFLVSIVMLIVWKKNIWQVALFSIPFGCIELIYLSSQMVKFKEGGFLPLVSAIIFTMIMGIWFYAQKERYMFELNNKVSSESVIKLVNDLNTNRIQGIGVLYSELVQGIPPIFAHFIANIPTIHSVVVFVSLKGIPISNVALEERFLFRYVEPRECKMFRCIVRHGYNDVIGDSMEFESQLVQYLKEFIIQESNYISQHETTMSSGVVEGIENEMKSIGKALEKGVVYMLGETEIVAYPKSSILHKIIVDTYNFLRRNFQQRDELMAIPRKRLLKVGMTYEI; this is translated from the exons ATGTCTACTGATAAAGCAAATTCTACAGGCATGGAGGACAAGAGTAATGAAACAATAGAGACAAGCGACAAAGAGAGTAATACATCACCTCCTAAGCTTCGCCATCGCCGTTTAAACTCATTCGATGTCGAAGCCGGAGTTTCCAACATCACTGGTCACTCCTCTAAG ttgAGTTGGGCGGCAACTATTTCATTAGCATTTCAAAGCTTGGGAGTTGTATATGGTGATATTGGAACATCTCCACTTTATGTGTTTGCAAGCACATTCACAAATGGTACTATTGATCATAGTGATGACATTCTTGGGGTCTTATCTATCATATATTATACCATTTTGGTCTTCCCATTGCTCAAATATTGTTTCATTGTACTTTTGGCTAACGACAATGGCAATG gTGGGGCGTTTGCACTATATTCACTACTATGTAGACATGCCAAAGTGAGTTTGATTCCAAATCAACAACCAGAAGACATGCAGCTTTCTAATTACAAACTAGAAACACTTTCTAGTAATCAAAAGTTGAAGCAAAAGATTGAAACCAATTATTTTACACGTgtgctttttttatttatgactATTTTGGGAGCTACTATGGTTATAGGAGATGGAATTTTCACTCCTCCAATGTCAG TTATTTCTGCAGTAAGCGGTATCAGTTCTAAATTAGGTcaag ACTATGTTGTCGGTATCACTGTAGTGATATTGGTCGCTCTTTTTATGGCTCAAAGATTTGGTACTAATAAAGTAGGATTTTCATTCGCTCCAATTATAACCATATGGTTTATATTAATTGGAGGAATTGGTATTTACGACTTGTTCAAATATGATGTTGGGGTATTACGTGCTATTAATCCAAAATATATTGTTGATTACTTTCAACGTGATGGTAAAAAAGCATGGATGTCACTTGGTGGAGTATTTTTATGCATCTCAG GATGTGAAGCCATGTTCGCTGATTTGGGTCACTTCAGTGTTCGAGCCATTCAA ATTAGTTTCTCTTTTATTACACTTCCAGCAATATTGGCAGCATATAGTGGACAAGCAGCATATCTCCGAAAGTTCCCTCACACTGtgtcaaatattttctatgaaTGCATACCTG GTCCTTTGTATTGGCCAACATTTGTTATTGCTGTTATTGCCTCCATCATAGCAAGTCAAGCAATAGTTTCAGGAGCATTTTCCATTGTATCTCAAGCTTTAAGTATGGGTTGTTTTCCAAGGGTTAAGGTTGTGCATACTTCTGCTTCACATGAAGGCCAAGTTTATATTCCTGCAGTCAACTATATGTTCTTGTTTGCATGTGTTGCAGTTACTATTATCTTCAGAACCGCGGAAAAGCTTAGTAATGCATATG GGTTTGCAATAATTTGTGATATGACGATCACAACATTTTTGGTTTCCATTGTAATGTTGATTGTATGGAAGAAAAACATATGGCAAGTAGCTCTATTTTCTATCCCATTTGGTTGCATTGagttaatatatttatcatcacAAATGGTAAAGTTCAAAGAAGGTGGTTTTCTTCCTCTAGTATCTGCAATCATCTTCACTATGATAATGGGAATATGGTTTTATGCACAAAAAGAAAGGTACATGTTTGAACTCAACAACAAAGTTTCCTCTGAGAGTGTAATTAAATTGGTAAATGACCTAAACACGAATCGCATCCAAGGAATCGGAGTTTTATATTCTGAGCTTGTACAAGGAATTCCTCCAATATTCGCTCACTTCATTGCCAACATACCAACAATTCATTCAGTTGTTGTATTTGTTTCCCTCAAAGGAATTCCAATCAGCAATGTTGCATTGGAGGAGAGGTTTCTCTTTCGATACGTGGAGCCAAGAGAATGCAAAATGTTCCGTTGCATTGTAAGACATGGTTACAATGATGTAATTGGAGATTCTATGGAGTTTGAGTCACAATTGGTGCAATATCTAAAGGAATTTATAATACAAGAAAGTAATTATATTTCCCAACATGAAACAACAATGTCATCAGGTGTGGTTGAAggaattgaaaatgaaatgaagTCTATAGGTAAGGCATTGGAGAAAGGTGTGGTGTATATGCTAGGGGAAACTGAGATAGTGGCATATCCAAAATCATCAATCTTGCATAAAATTATTGTCgatacatataattttttgagaaGGAACTTTCAACAAAGAGATGAGTTAATGGCTATCCCTCGCAAGAGGCTTCTCAAAGTTGGAATGACATATGAAATATAA